GCTGGCCCGCGGCGACGTAGGCCTGGATGTGCCGTCCGACGGCGGCGCCGATGTCGACGGGCTGGCGGCGCACCTCAAGGCGCCCGGAGTCGATCCGGGAGATGTCGAGCAGCTCGGCGATGAGCCGGGTGACCCGGTCGGCGTCGGCGTCGACGGTCTCCAGCATCAGGCGCTTCTGGTCGTCGGTGAAGCGTTCCCACTTGGCGAGCAGGGTGGCGGTGAAGCCCTTGACGGAGGTCAGCGGGGAGCGCAGTTCGTGGGCGACGGTGGCGATCAGCTCGGCGTGGCTGCGCTCGGTGCGGCGGCGGGCCTCGGTGTCGCGCAGGGTGACGACCAGGCGCGTCAGGGGGCCGGTGGGCCGGGTGCGGACGTAGCGCGCGCAGACCAGCACCTCACGGCCGCCGGGCAGGAGCAGGTTGCGCTCGGGCTGTCCGACGCGGATGGCGAGGCCGCCGTACGGGTCGGTCAGCTGCCACCAGCGCCGGCCCTCCAGGTCCTCTAACGGCAGCGCCTTCTCCAGGCGCTGCCCGAGGGCGTCCTGGGCGCGGACGGCGGTGATGCGCTCGGCGGCCGCGTTGAAGCAGATGACGTGGCCCTGCTCGTCGGCGACGACGAGTCCGTCGGGCAGCTGGTCGGGGTCGATGCCGAGTCCGGCGGGATCACCGGGTGGCCGGGACGCGGCGGGCGGGTTCCCGGCGTCCTGGGCTCCCGGTGCGCTGCTCGTGCCGACAC
The Streptomyces tuirus genome window above contains:
- a CDS encoding sensor histidine kinase, yielding MSVGTSSAPGAQDAGNPPAASRPPGDPAGLGIDPDQLPDGLVVADEQGHVICFNAAAERITAVRAQDALGQRLEKALPLEDLEGRRWWQLTDPYGGLAIRVGQPERNLLLPGGREVLVCARYVRTRPTGPLTRLVVTLRDTEARRRTERSHAELIATVAHELRSPLTSVKGFTATLLAKWERFTDDQKRLMLETVDADADRVTRLIAELLDISRIDSGRLEVRRQPVDIGAAVGRHIQAYVAAGQPADRFLLRVQQPLPDLWADPDKIDQVLSNLLENAVRHGEGTVTIDVTATASLREGEPAENAATSVTVSDEGPGIPEESMNRVFTRFWRGSKRGGTGLGLYIVKGIVEAHGGTITVGRAPGAGAEFRFTLPVSAPAYLA